A window of Pirellula sp. SH-Sr6A contains these coding sequences:
- a CDS encoding HAD-IIB family hydrolase: protein MENLLPYAPALPNPRALATDLDGTLIPLPETETHQADLLSLKQLLEKNRIPLVFATGRHLASIITAIDAFSLPIPDCIIADVGTTIYERTEKGWAPIISYAHHLAASLDGVSLLEIEQLFQKYDALTLQSFENQSRFKLSYECSQDSTFELAKHLQLELDSIAAPYAITASLAPFATHGLIDVLPRSASKASALRWWAQQMGWDFGSLLFAGDSGNDLAALTSGFRSILVANADPELVEQVKASHQIAGWNDRLYIAKQSATSGVLEGCRWFGVI, encoded by the coding sequence GGCTACGGATTTGGACGGTACTTTGATTCCATTGCCAGAGACCGAAACGCATCAGGCGGACCTACTATCCCTGAAGCAGTTGCTCGAGAAGAATCGAATTCCCCTGGTGTTTGCAACGGGTCGACATCTCGCATCGATCATTACGGCGATCGATGCCTTTTCACTTCCCATTCCCGATTGCATCATCGCCGATGTTGGCACGACTATTTATGAACGAACCGAAAAAGGTTGGGCGCCAATCATTTCCTATGCTCATCATCTCGCAGCGAGCCTAGATGGCGTGTCACTCCTCGAGATCGAACAACTCTTTCAAAAGTATGATGCATTGACGTTGCAATCATTCGAGAACCAATCGCGATTCAAGCTCAGTTATGAATGCTCTCAGGATTCAACCTTCGAATTAGCGAAACATCTGCAGCTCGAATTGGATTCGATCGCCGCCCCGTATGCAATTACTGCAAGCCTAGCTCCATTTGCAACACATGGGCTCATCGATGTATTACCCCGATCCGCCTCGAAAGCATCGGCGTTGCGATGGTGGGCACAGCAGATGGGGTGGGATTTTGGATCGTTACTTTTTGCTGGGGATTCAGGCAACGACTTGGCCGCTCTCACATCAGGCTTTCGATCCATTCTTGTGGCCAACGCGGATCCTGAGCTTGTCGAACAAGTGAAAGCGTCACATCAGATTGCGGGCTGGAACGATCGACTTTATATCGCTAAGCAATCAGCGACCAGCGGAGTCCTGGAAGGCTGTAGATGGTTTGGTGTCATCTAG